GTCAGTCCCTTTTTCTTAATCATCTCTTAACCATTTACTGCTTTTATTTTATATCCGCTTGGAATATTTTAGGCTGTACGATACAAGGGAAACGGCCATGAACGAAAAAATTGCCATTATCGATGACGAACCGGATATTCTGGAGCTGGTTTCATTACATTTAAAGCGCTCCGGTTTTAAAGTGGAAACATTCAGCGACGGCAAAAGTTATTACGAATACTTAAAAAACAACACTCCCGATCTGACCATTTTAGACCTGATGCTTCCGGATATGGATGGTCTGGACATTTGCCGCGACATCCGCAGAGATCCCCGGCATAACAACATGCCGGTGGTCATGCTTACAGCCCGGGGAGATGAAACGGATACTGTACTGGGACTTGAATTGGGAGCGGATGATTATGTGACCAAACCCTTTTCTCCCAAAGAGCTGGTGGCCCGGGTCAAGGCTGTTTTACGGCGGGGAATCTCCCCGCAAG
The genomic region above belongs to Candidatus Neomarinimicrobiota bacterium and contains:
- a CDS encoding response regulator transcription factor; the encoded protein is MNEKIAIIDDEPDILELVSLHLKRSGFKVETFSDGKSYYEYLKNNTPDLTILDLMLPDMDGLDICRDIRRDPRHNNMPVVMLTARGDETDTVLGLELGADDYVTKPFSPKELVARVKAVLRRGISPQDTPLLNINHEVFIDTEKYQVTYKDKPVPLTPTEFRILTILCERKGMVFSRDQILDRLWGNEKAVLDRTIDVHIKHIREKLGTAGKYIRNLRGIGYKIEE